A single genomic interval of Drosophila virilis strain 15010-1051.87 chromosome 2, Dvir_AGI_RSII-ME, whole genome shotgun sequence harbors:
- the wrd gene encoding serine/threonine-protein phosphatase 2A 56 kDa regulatory subunit gamma isoform isoform X5: MDNDALEAATKSTTAAAAAAAAVSPTSAPEAAASIKIEPATTNNNNNKVTTAANGIKENNSNFSTTTTATATTSAATTSTTPIVVTSGIVATPIKSEANKTDKDSTPPRDAPPPTQITKGLNLTTTPLMRKEKRQSSTRYNVSKNCELTALSPLNEKTPAQEREELFLQKLRQCCTLFDFSEPLSDLKWKEVKRAALHEMVEYLSNQNGVITEIIYPEAINMFAVNLFRTLPPSSNPNGAEFDPEEDEPTLESSWPHLQLVYELFLRFLESPDFQPNIAKRYIDHQFVLQLLDLFDSEDPRERDFLKTVLHRIYGKFLGLRAFIRKQINNVFYRFIYETEHHNGIAELLEILGSIINGFALPLKEEHKQFLLKVLLPLHKAKSLSVYHPQLTYCVVQFLEKDPSLSEAVIKSLLKFWPKTHSPKEVMFLNEVEELLDVIEPAEFQKVMAPLFRQISKCVSSPHFQVAERALYYWNNEYIMSLIADNSQTILPIMFPALNRNSKTHWNKTIHGLIYNALKLFMEMNQRLFDECSKNYKQEKQQEREKLTQREELWQQVESLAKTNPEWTKARRFSDSLSMSDSQILYDQYNENCDLTYDKLEQQSRPPPALKQQPNQEPREMRGERNKDKPLIRRKSDLPSDSGTVRALIEHKRTDEYLTTPPPDANNC; encoded by the exons ATGGATAACGACGCGttagaagcagcaacaaaaagcaccacagcagcagcagcagcagcagcggcggtgTCACCAACATCAGCGCCAGAGGCAGCAGCGTCTATTAAAATCGaaccggcaacaacaaataacaacaataacaaagtcACAACAGCCGCTAACGGTATCAAAGAGAATAACAGTAACTttagtacaacaacaacagcaacagcaacaacttcagcagcaacaacaagcacaacgCCTATCGTTGTAACCAGTGGAATTGTTGCTACTCCCATCAAAAGCGAG GCTAACAAGACAGACAAGGACAGCACACCACCGCGTGATGCACCGCCGCCCACGCAAATCACCAAGGGCTTGAACCTGACCACCACACCGCTGATGCGCAAGGAAAAGCGACAGAGCAGCACCCGCTACAATGTATCCAAGAACTGTGAACTGACGGCGCTCAGTCCGCTCAATGAAA AAACACCAGCGCAGGAGCGGGAGGAGCTGTTTCTACAGAAACTACGGCAATGTTGCACTCTATTCGATTTCTCCGAGCCCCTAAGCGATCTAAAATGGAAGGAGGTCAAGCGCGCCGCCCTCCACGAGATGGTCGAGTATCTGTCCAATCAGAATGGCGTTATTACAGAGATTATCTACCCGGAGGCCATCAATATG tttGCAGTAAATCTATTTCGCACCTTGCCGCCCTCCTCGAATCCCAATGGCGCTGAATTCGATCCGGAAGAGGATGAGCCAACATTGGAGTCATCTTGGCCACATTTGCAATTAGTCTATGAGCTATTTTTGCGTTTTTTGGAGTCACCCGATTTCCAGCCAAATATTGCAAAACGTTATATCGATCATCAATTTGTATTACAACTGTTGGATTTATTCGATTCAGAGGATCCGCGTGAACGTGATTTCCTTAAGACTGTTCTACATCGCATCTATGGCAAATTCTTGGGATTGAGGGCATTTATTAGGAAACAGATCAACAATGTGTTTTACAG ATTTATCTATGAAACGGAACATCATAATGGCATTGCCGAGTTGCTGGAAATATTGGGTAGCATCATTAATGGATTTGCTTTACCGCTCAAGGAGGAGCACAAACAATTTTTACTTAAGGtattgttgccattgcacAAAGCCAAGAGCCTCTCCGTATACCATCCGCAGCTGACATACTGCGTGGTGCAGTTCCTTGAAAAGGATCCCAGTTTGTCAGAGGCGGTCATAAA AAGTCTATTGAAGTTTTGGCCCAAAACCCACAGTCCTAAGGAGGTTATGTTTTTGAATGAGGTAGAGGAGCTGCTCGATGTTATTGAACCGGCCGAATTTCAGAAGGTCATGGCGCCCCTATTCCGGCAGATATCCAAATGCGTCTCTTCGCCGCACTTTCAGGTGGCGGAGCGTGCACTTTATTACTGGAACAATGAGTACATTATGTCGCTGATAGCGGACAATTCGCAGACCATATTGCCCATCATGTTTCCAGCGCTTAATCGTAACTCTAAGACGCACTGGAATAAGACCATTCACGGTCTCATTTACAATGCCCTTAAGCTATTTATGGAGATGAATCAGCGACTGTTCGATGAGTGTAGCAAGAACTACAAACAGGAGAAGCAGCA gGAACGCGAGAAGCTTACGCAACGCGAGGAGCTGTGGCAACAGGTGGAGAGCCTGGCCAAAACCAATCCGGAGTGGACCAAGGCGCGTCGCTTTAGCGATAGTCTGTCGATGTCCGATAGTCAAATACTGTACGATCAATACAATGAGAATTGTGATCTAACCTACGATAAGCTTGAGCAACAGTCAAGGCCGCCGCCGGCGCTAAAGCAACAGCCAAACCAGGAGCCCAGAGAG ATGCGCGGTGAACGGAACAAGGACAAGCCGCTGATACGACGGAAATCCGACCTGCCCTCGGACAGCGGTACCGTGCGCGCCCTCATCGAGCACAAGCGAACCGATGAGTACCTGACAACGCCGCCCCCAGATGCAAACAACTGTTAG
- the wrd gene encoding serine/threonine-protein phosphatase 2A 56 kDa regulatory subunit gamma isoform isoform X1, with amino-acid sequence MVIGAMLLTGNHHNGPTKQQQQQQQQQATAAAANNNASNSAAAAAAAAAKQEEPQQQHQQQQPTATAAAAGYYALGGIRIPKSPSFHSGLDQLADDEEQSGQGDNTKFKFSSVGELKAKFEVQARKMPLSPPEASATNTTTASSSPSSSSTSSNSSASALSSLSQAGSSSLGSAAASLSASSLSAATYGGGANSAAAALIASSSPFGSQTSTSSLSLSSAATNVLPAATITTTTTTTAAPAAAQQAPTAAMSKNTPTTTATGVAAGTSSNTLVSTLAQHFSAATTASSLLSTASSVVTAASTASSSSNKSPVSAAAAIKNILNATKNVGSNAAASSTNCSSSSSSSEVAPEEPLRSTVAQNLVGGISISLGIGQRNGSTATVAVVSVASSSLLSTSSSSSSASVLRQNGDAMGHNLSSPQTLQQLTGSPGRARDRNLFHSPPNASTALALPPLRETPAQEREELFLQKLRQCCTLFDFSEPLSDLKWKEVKRAALHEMVEYLSNQNGVITEIIYPEAINMFAVNLFRTLPPSSNPNGAEFDPEEDEPTLESSWPHLQLVYELFLRFLESPDFQPNIAKRYIDHQFVLQLLDLFDSEDPRERDFLKTVLHRIYGKFLGLRAFIRKQINNVFYRFIYETEHHNGIAELLEILGSIINGFALPLKEEHKQFLLKVLLPLHKAKSLSVYHPQLTYCVVQFLEKDPSLSEAVIKSLLKFWPKTHSPKEVMFLNEVEELLDVIEPAEFQKVMAPLFRQISKCVSSPHFQVAERALYYWNNEYIMSLIADNSQTILPIMFPALNRNSKTHWNKTIHGLIYNALKLFMEMNQRLFDECSKNYKQEKQQEREKLTQREELWQQVESLAKTNPEWTKARRFSDSLSMSDSQILYDQYNENCDLTYDKLEQQSRPPPALKQQPNQEPREMRGERNKDKPLIRRKSDLPSDSGTVRALIEHKRTDEYLTTPPPDANNC; translated from the exons ATGGTCATCGGTGCTATGTTGCTGACGGGTAACCATCACAACGGTCCCaccaaacaacagcagcagcagcagcagcaacaagcgactgcagcagcagccaacaacaacgcaagcaactcagcagcagcagcagcagcagcagcagctaaacaGGAggagccacaacaacagcatcagcaacagcagccaacagcaaccgctgccgccgccggctACTATGCACTGGGTGGCATACGAATACCCAAGTCGCCATCGTTTCACAGCGGCTTAGATCAGCTGGCCGACGACGAGGAGCAGTCGGGCCAGGGCGATAATACCAAATTCAAGTTCAGCAGCGTGGGAGAGCTAAAGGCCAAGTTTGAGGTGCAGGCACGCAAAATGCCACTGTCGCCACCAGAGGCAAGTGCCACCAACACCACCACCGCATCATCGTCGCCATCGTCCTCATCGACTAGCTCAAATTCGTCGGCATCGGCACTGTCATCGCTGTCGCAGGCTGGCTCATCCTCGCTGGGCTCGGCTGCAGCGAGTTTATCGGCTTCCAGCTTATCGGCGGCCACATACGGAGGTGGTGCCAATTCCGCAGCCGCTGCGTTAATTGCCTCCTCATCGCCGTTTGGGTCACAGACCTCCACGTCCTCATTGTCGCTGTCGTCCGCGGCGACGAATGtgctgccagcagcaacaataacaacaacaacaacaacaacagcagcaccagcagcagcacaacaagcaccaacagcagccaTGTCTAAGAACACGCCcaccacaacagcaactggaGTTGCAGCTGGAACAAGCAGCAACACACTGGTGTCAACCTTGGCGCAGCATTTCTCGGCAGCCACCACAGCCAGTTCATTGCTAAGCACTGCGTCTAGTGTAGTCACAGCTGCAAGCACAGCCAGTTCGTCCAGCAACAAG TCACCCGTGAGCGCCGCCGCGGCCATTAAGAACATATTGAATGCCACCAAAAATGTGGGCAGCAATGCAGCTGCGTCCAGcaccaactgcagcagcagcagcagcagcagcgaagtAGCGCCCGAGGAGCCACTGCGCTCGACAGTGGCACAGAATCTGGTCGGTGGCATTAGCATTTCCCTAGGCATTGGCCAGCGCAACGGCAGTACGGCGACTGTGGCGGTGGTTTCGGTGGCGTCGTCGTCATTGttgtcgacgtcgtcgtcctcgtcgtcTGCGTCAGTACTACGCCAAAACGGCGATGCCATGGGCCACAATCTATCGTCGCCGCAGACGCTGCAACAGCTGACGGGAAGTCCAGGACGCGCACGCGATCGGAATCTGTTTCACTCGCCGCCCAACGCATCAACTGCGCTGGCGTTGCCGCCACTGCGAG AAACACCAGCGCAGGAGCGGGAGGAGCTGTTTCTACAGAAACTACGGCAATGTTGCACTCTATTCGATTTCTCCGAGCCCCTAAGCGATCTAAAATGGAAGGAGGTCAAGCGCGCCGCCCTCCACGAGATGGTCGAGTATCTGTCCAATCAGAATGGCGTTATTACAGAGATTATCTACCCGGAGGCCATCAATATG tttGCAGTAAATCTATTTCGCACCTTGCCGCCCTCCTCGAATCCCAATGGCGCTGAATTCGATCCGGAAGAGGATGAGCCAACATTGGAGTCATCTTGGCCACATTTGCAATTAGTCTATGAGCTATTTTTGCGTTTTTTGGAGTCACCCGATTTCCAGCCAAATATTGCAAAACGTTATATCGATCATCAATTTGTATTACAACTGTTGGATTTATTCGATTCAGAGGATCCGCGTGAACGTGATTTCCTTAAGACTGTTCTACATCGCATCTATGGCAAATTCTTGGGATTGAGGGCATTTATTAGGAAACAGATCAACAATGTGTTTTACAG ATTTATCTATGAAACGGAACATCATAATGGCATTGCCGAGTTGCTGGAAATATTGGGTAGCATCATTAATGGATTTGCTTTACCGCTCAAGGAGGAGCACAAACAATTTTTACTTAAGGtattgttgccattgcacAAAGCCAAGAGCCTCTCCGTATACCATCCGCAGCTGACATACTGCGTGGTGCAGTTCCTTGAAAAGGATCCCAGTTTGTCAGAGGCGGTCATAAA AAGTCTATTGAAGTTTTGGCCCAAAACCCACAGTCCTAAGGAGGTTATGTTTTTGAATGAGGTAGAGGAGCTGCTCGATGTTATTGAACCGGCCGAATTTCAGAAGGTCATGGCGCCCCTATTCCGGCAGATATCCAAATGCGTCTCTTCGCCGCACTTTCAGGTGGCGGAGCGTGCACTTTATTACTGGAACAATGAGTACATTATGTCGCTGATAGCGGACAATTCGCAGACCATATTGCCCATCATGTTTCCAGCGCTTAATCGTAACTCTAAGACGCACTGGAATAAGACCATTCACGGTCTCATTTACAATGCCCTTAAGCTATTTATGGAGATGAATCAGCGACTGTTCGATGAGTGTAGCAAGAACTACAAACAGGAGAAGCAGCA gGAACGCGAGAAGCTTACGCAACGCGAGGAGCTGTGGCAACAGGTGGAGAGCCTGGCCAAAACCAATCCGGAGTGGACCAAGGCGCGTCGCTTTAGCGATAGTCTGTCGATGTCCGATAGTCAAATACTGTACGATCAATACAATGAGAATTGTGATCTAACCTACGATAAGCTTGAGCAACAGTCAAGGCCGCCGCCGGCGCTAAAGCAACAGCCAAACCAGGAGCCCAGAGAG ATGCGCGGTGAACGGAACAAGGACAAGCCGCTGATACGACGGAAATCCGACCTGCCCTCGGACAGCGGTACCGTGCGCGCCCTCATCGAGCACAAGCGAACCGATGAGTACCTGACAACGCCGCCCCCAGATGCAAACAACTGTTAG
- the wrd gene encoding serine/threonine-protein phosphatase 2A 56 kDa regulatory subunit gamma isoform isoform X2 translates to MVIGAMLLTGNHHNGPTKQQQQQQQQQATAAAANNNASNSAAAAAAAAAKQEEPQQQHQQQQPTATAAAAGYYALGGIRIPKSPSFHSGLDQLADDEEQSGQGDNTKFKFSSVGELKAKFEVQARKMPLSPPEASATNTTTASSSPSSSSTSSNSSASALSSLSQAGSSSLGSAAASLSASSLSAATYGGGANSAAAALIASSSPFGSQTSTSSLSLSSAATNVLPAATITTTTTTTAAPAAAQQAPTAAMSKNTPTTTATGVAAGTSSNTLVSTLAQHFSAATTASSLLSTASSVVTAASTASSSSNKSPVSAAAAIKNILNATKNVGSNAAASSTNCSSSSSSSEVAPEEPLRSTVAQNLVGGISISLGIGQRNGSTATVAVVSVASSSLLSTSSSSSSASVLRQNGDAMGHNLSSPQTLQQLTGSPGRARDRNLFHSPPNASTALALPPLRETPAQEREELFLQKLRQCCTLFDFSEPLSDLKWKEVKRAALHEMVEYLSNQNGVITEIIYPEAINMFAVNLFRTLPPSSNPNGAEFDPEEDEPTLESSWPHLQLVYELFLRFLESPDFQPNIAKRYIDHQFVLQLLDLFDSEDPRERDFLKTVLHRIYGKFLGLRAFIRKQINNVFYRFIYETEHHNGIAELLEILGSIINGFALPLKEEHKQFLLKVLLPLHKAKSLSVYHPQLTYCVVQFLEKDPSLSEAVINLLKFWPKTHSPKEVMFLNEVEELLDVIEPAEFQKVMAPLFRQISKCVSSPHFQVAERALYYWNNEYIMSLIADNSQTILPIMFPALNRNSKTHWNKTIHGLIYNALKLFMEMNQRLFDECSKNYKQEKQQEREKLTQREELWQQVESLAKTNPEWTKARRFSDSLSMSDSQILYDQYNENCDLTYDKLEQQSRPPPALKQQPNQEPREMRGERNKDKPLIRRKSDLPSDSGTVRALIEHKRTDEYLTTPPPDANNC, encoded by the exons ATGGTCATCGGTGCTATGTTGCTGACGGGTAACCATCACAACGGTCCCaccaaacaacagcagcagcagcagcagcaacaagcgactgcagcagcagccaacaacaacgcaagcaactcagcagcagcagcagcagcagcagcagctaaacaGGAggagccacaacaacagcatcagcaacagcagccaacagcaaccgctgccgccgccggctACTATGCACTGGGTGGCATACGAATACCCAAGTCGCCATCGTTTCACAGCGGCTTAGATCAGCTGGCCGACGACGAGGAGCAGTCGGGCCAGGGCGATAATACCAAATTCAAGTTCAGCAGCGTGGGAGAGCTAAAGGCCAAGTTTGAGGTGCAGGCACGCAAAATGCCACTGTCGCCACCAGAGGCAAGTGCCACCAACACCACCACCGCATCATCGTCGCCATCGTCCTCATCGACTAGCTCAAATTCGTCGGCATCGGCACTGTCATCGCTGTCGCAGGCTGGCTCATCCTCGCTGGGCTCGGCTGCAGCGAGTTTATCGGCTTCCAGCTTATCGGCGGCCACATACGGAGGTGGTGCCAATTCCGCAGCCGCTGCGTTAATTGCCTCCTCATCGCCGTTTGGGTCACAGACCTCCACGTCCTCATTGTCGCTGTCGTCCGCGGCGACGAATGtgctgccagcagcaacaataacaacaacaacaacaacaacagcagcaccagcagcagcacaacaagcaccaacagcagccaTGTCTAAGAACACGCCcaccacaacagcaactggaGTTGCAGCTGGAACAAGCAGCAACACACTGGTGTCAACCTTGGCGCAGCATTTCTCGGCAGCCACCACAGCCAGTTCATTGCTAAGCACTGCGTCTAGTGTAGTCACAGCTGCAAGCACAGCCAGTTCGTCCAGCAACAAG TCACCCGTGAGCGCCGCCGCGGCCATTAAGAACATATTGAATGCCACCAAAAATGTGGGCAGCAATGCAGCTGCGTCCAGcaccaactgcagcagcagcagcagcagcagcgaagtAGCGCCCGAGGAGCCACTGCGCTCGACAGTGGCACAGAATCTGGTCGGTGGCATTAGCATTTCCCTAGGCATTGGCCAGCGCAACGGCAGTACGGCGACTGTGGCGGTGGTTTCGGTGGCGTCGTCGTCATTGttgtcgacgtcgtcgtcctcgtcgtcTGCGTCAGTACTACGCCAAAACGGCGATGCCATGGGCCACAATCTATCGTCGCCGCAGACGCTGCAACAGCTGACGGGAAGTCCAGGACGCGCACGCGATCGGAATCTGTTTCACTCGCCGCCCAACGCATCAACTGCGCTGGCGTTGCCGCCACTGCGAG AAACACCAGCGCAGGAGCGGGAGGAGCTGTTTCTACAGAAACTACGGCAATGTTGCACTCTATTCGATTTCTCCGAGCCCCTAAGCGATCTAAAATGGAAGGAGGTCAAGCGCGCCGCCCTCCACGAGATGGTCGAGTATCTGTCCAATCAGAATGGCGTTATTACAGAGATTATCTACCCGGAGGCCATCAATATG tttGCAGTAAATCTATTTCGCACCTTGCCGCCCTCCTCGAATCCCAATGGCGCTGAATTCGATCCGGAAGAGGATGAGCCAACATTGGAGTCATCTTGGCCACATTTGCAATTAGTCTATGAGCTATTTTTGCGTTTTTTGGAGTCACCCGATTTCCAGCCAAATATTGCAAAACGTTATATCGATCATCAATTTGTATTACAACTGTTGGATTTATTCGATTCAGAGGATCCGCGTGAACGTGATTTCCTTAAGACTGTTCTACATCGCATCTATGGCAAATTCTTGGGATTGAGGGCATTTATTAGGAAACAGATCAACAATGTGTTTTACAG ATTTATCTATGAAACGGAACATCATAATGGCATTGCCGAGTTGCTGGAAATATTGGGTAGCATCATTAATGGATTTGCTTTACCGCTCAAGGAGGAGCACAAACAATTTTTACTTAAGGtattgttgccattgcacAAAGCCAAGAGCCTCTCCGTATACCATCCGCAGCTGACATACTGCGTGGTGCAGTTCCTTGAAAAGGATCCCAGTTTGTCAGAGGCGGTCATAAA TCTATTGAAGTTTTGGCCCAAAACCCACAGTCCTAAGGAGGTTATGTTTTTGAATGAGGTAGAGGAGCTGCTCGATGTTATTGAACCGGCCGAATTTCAGAAGGTCATGGCGCCCCTATTCCGGCAGATATCCAAATGCGTCTCTTCGCCGCACTTTCAGGTGGCGGAGCGTGCACTTTATTACTGGAACAATGAGTACATTATGTCGCTGATAGCGGACAATTCGCAGACCATATTGCCCATCATGTTTCCAGCGCTTAATCGTAACTCTAAGACGCACTGGAATAAGACCATTCACGGTCTCATTTACAATGCCCTTAAGCTATTTATGGAGATGAATCAGCGACTGTTCGATGAGTGTAGCAAGAACTACAAACAGGAGAAGCAGCA gGAACGCGAGAAGCTTACGCAACGCGAGGAGCTGTGGCAACAGGTGGAGAGCCTGGCCAAAACCAATCCGGAGTGGACCAAGGCGCGTCGCTTTAGCGATAGTCTGTCGATGTCCGATAGTCAAATACTGTACGATCAATACAATGAGAATTGTGATCTAACCTACGATAAGCTTGAGCAACAGTCAAGGCCGCCGCCGGCGCTAAAGCAACAGCCAAACCAGGAGCCCAGAGAG ATGCGCGGTGAACGGAACAAGGACAAGCCGCTGATACGACGGAAATCCGACCTGCCCTCGGACAGCGGTACCGTGCGCGCCCTCATCGAGCACAAGCGAACCGATGAGTACCTGACAACGCCGCCCCCAGATGCAAACAACTGTTAG
- the wrd gene encoding serine/threonine-protein phosphatase 2A 56 kDa regulatory subunit gamma isoform isoform X3, translating to MVIGAMLLTGNHHNGPTKQQQQQQQQQATAAAANNNASNSAAAAAAAAAKQEEPQQQHQQQQPTATAAAAGYYALGGIRIPKSPSFHSGLDQLADDEEQSGQGDNTKFKFSSVGELKAKFEVQARKMPLSPPEASATNTTTASSSPSSSSTSSNSSASALSSLSQAGSSSLGSAAASLSASSLSAATYGGGANSAAAALIASSSPFGSQTSTSSLSLSSAATNVLPAATITTTTTTTAAPAAAQQAPTAAMSKNTPTTTATGVAAGTSSNTLVSTLAQHFSAATTASSLLSTASSVVTAASTASSSSNKSPVSAAAAIKNILNATKNVGSNAAASSTNCSSSSSSSEVAPEEPLRSTVAQNLVGGISISLGIGQRNGSTATVAVVSVASSSLLSTSSSSSSASVLRQNGDAMGHNLSSPQTLQQLTGSPGRARDRNLFHSPPNASTALALPPLRETPAQEREELFLQKLRQCCTLFDFSEPLSDLKWKEVKRAALHEMVEYLSNQNGVITEIIYPEAINMFAVNLFRTLPPSSNPNGAEFDPEEDEPTLESSWPHLQLVYELFLRFLESPDFQPNIAKRYIDHQFVLQLLDLFDSEDPRERDFLKTVLHRIYGKFLGLRAFIRKQINNVFYRFIYETEHHNGIAELLEILGSIINGFALPLKEEHKQFLLKVLLPLHKAKSLSVYHPQLTYCVVQFLEKDPSLSEAVIKSLLKFWPKTHSPKEVMFLNEVEELLDVIEPAEFQKVMAPLFRQISKCVSSPHFQVAERALYYWNNEYIMSLIADNSQTILPIMFPALNRNSKTHWNKTIHGLIYNALKLFMEMNQRLFDECSKNYKQEKQQEREKLTQREELWQQVESLAKTNPEWTKARRFSDSLSMSDSQILYDQYNENCDLTYDKLEQQSRPPPALKQQPNQEPREVRQALATLTTLHNY from the exons ATGGTCATCGGTGCTATGTTGCTGACGGGTAACCATCACAACGGTCCCaccaaacaacagcagcagcagcagcagcaacaagcgactgcagcagcagccaacaacaacgcaagcaactcagcagcagcagcagcagcagcagcagctaaacaGGAggagccacaacaacagcatcagcaacagcagccaacagcaaccgctgccgccgccggctACTATGCACTGGGTGGCATACGAATACCCAAGTCGCCATCGTTTCACAGCGGCTTAGATCAGCTGGCCGACGACGAGGAGCAGTCGGGCCAGGGCGATAATACCAAATTCAAGTTCAGCAGCGTGGGAGAGCTAAAGGCCAAGTTTGAGGTGCAGGCACGCAAAATGCCACTGTCGCCACCAGAGGCAAGTGCCACCAACACCACCACCGCATCATCGTCGCCATCGTCCTCATCGACTAGCTCAAATTCGTCGGCATCGGCACTGTCATCGCTGTCGCAGGCTGGCTCATCCTCGCTGGGCTCGGCTGCAGCGAGTTTATCGGCTTCCAGCTTATCGGCGGCCACATACGGAGGTGGTGCCAATTCCGCAGCCGCTGCGTTAATTGCCTCCTCATCGCCGTTTGGGTCACAGACCTCCACGTCCTCATTGTCGCTGTCGTCCGCGGCGACGAATGtgctgccagcagcaacaataacaacaacaacaacaacaacagcagcaccagcagcagcacaacaagcaccaacagcagccaTGTCTAAGAACACGCCcaccacaacagcaactggaGTTGCAGCTGGAACAAGCAGCAACACACTGGTGTCAACCTTGGCGCAGCATTTCTCGGCAGCCACCACAGCCAGTTCATTGCTAAGCACTGCGTCTAGTGTAGTCACAGCTGCAAGCACAGCCAGTTCGTCCAGCAACAAG TCACCCGTGAGCGCCGCCGCGGCCATTAAGAACATATTGAATGCCACCAAAAATGTGGGCAGCAATGCAGCTGCGTCCAGcaccaactgcagcagcagcagcagcagcagcgaagtAGCGCCCGAGGAGCCACTGCGCTCGACAGTGGCACAGAATCTGGTCGGTGGCATTAGCATTTCCCTAGGCATTGGCCAGCGCAACGGCAGTACGGCGACTGTGGCGGTGGTTTCGGTGGCGTCGTCGTCATTGttgtcgacgtcgtcgtcctcgtcgtcTGCGTCAGTACTACGCCAAAACGGCGATGCCATGGGCCACAATCTATCGTCGCCGCAGACGCTGCAACAGCTGACGGGAAGTCCAGGACGCGCACGCGATCGGAATCTGTTTCACTCGCCGCCCAACGCATCAACTGCGCTGGCGTTGCCGCCACTGCGAG AAACACCAGCGCAGGAGCGGGAGGAGCTGTTTCTACAGAAACTACGGCAATGTTGCACTCTATTCGATTTCTCCGAGCCCCTAAGCGATCTAAAATGGAAGGAGGTCAAGCGCGCCGCCCTCCACGAGATGGTCGAGTATCTGTCCAATCAGAATGGCGTTATTACAGAGATTATCTACCCGGAGGCCATCAATATG tttGCAGTAAATCTATTTCGCACCTTGCCGCCCTCCTCGAATCCCAATGGCGCTGAATTCGATCCGGAAGAGGATGAGCCAACATTGGAGTCATCTTGGCCACATTTGCAATTAGTCTATGAGCTATTTTTGCGTTTTTTGGAGTCACCCGATTTCCAGCCAAATATTGCAAAACGTTATATCGATCATCAATTTGTATTACAACTGTTGGATTTATTCGATTCAGAGGATCCGCGTGAACGTGATTTCCTTAAGACTGTTCTACATCGCATCTATGGCAAATTCTTGGGATTGAGGGCATTTATTAGGAAACAGATCAACAATGTGTTTTACAG ATTTATCTATGAAACGGAACATCATAATGGCATTGCCGAGTTGCTGGAAATATTGGGTAGCATCATTAATGGATTTGCTTTACCGCTCAAGGAGGAGCACAAACAATTTTTACTTAAGGtattgttgccattgcacAAAGCCAAGAGCCTCTCCGTATACCATCCGCAGCTGACATACTGCGTGGTGCAGTTCCTTGAAAAGGATCCCAGTTTGTCAGAGGCGGTCATAAA AAGTCTATTGAAGTTTTGGCCCAAAACCCACAGTCCTAAGGAGGTTATGTTTTTGAATGAGGTAGAGGAGCTGCTCGATGTTATTGAACCGGCCGAATTTCAGAAGGTCATGGCGCCCCTATTCCGGCAGATATCCAAATGCGTCTCTTCGCCGCACTTTCAGGTGGCGGAGCGTGCACTTTATTACTGGAACAATGAGTACATTATGTCGCTGATAGCGGACAATTCGCAGACCATATTGCCCATCATGTTTCCAGCGCTTAATCGTAACTCTAAGACGCACTGGAATAAGACCATTCACGGTCTCATTTACAATGCCCTTAAGCTATTTATGGAGATGAATCAGCGACTGTTCGATGAGTGTAGCAAGAACTACAAACAGGAGAAGCAGCA gGAACGCGAGAAGCTTACGCAACGCGAGGAGCTGTGGCAACAGGTGGAGAGCCTGGCCAAAACCAATCCGGAGTGGACCAAGGCGCGTCGCTTTAGCGATAGTCTGTCGATGTCCGATAGTCAAATACTGTACGATCAATACAATGAGAATTGTGATCTAACCTACGATAAGCTTGAGCAACAGTCAAGGCCGCCGCCGGCGCTAAAGCAACAGCCAAACCAGGAGCCCAGAGAGGTGAGACAAGCCTTAGCCACACTAACCACACTACACAACTACTAA